One stretch of Gouania willdenowi chromosome 16, fGouWil2.1, whole genome shotgun sequence DNA includes these proteins:
- the arhgef5 gene encoding trichohyalin isoform X1 — protein MPDHKLLPGGKMSRDPSPKPAKRAPPERDCEAIRRAESEHLKMREKTRDTFDRYYEKDKGSRLREEDREWKERERKREEERRKNGRTPENVEETGREVKGGFKKGDTFPRMRKGDADLDRRVVSSIETIEDRGGRREKDRPRRGEIYEWEPEGERKWEREKYRERQREETRVRLKDEDKTSGGRSVANERFRDREQYRMFDDGFRNRQGKEFALRDMRDKDTTYRRDKPRTYISDREARIPSPHRRKAKEMYTDSRERDKTQRDGRRDTKSEGDNDEREIRREKVRDREKKEFIYQQSKSEEDTRSKNTREKDQHWQRYRDEDRHRYRDREVDSFMRKGDEKQRERHSEDNRQATRLRDGKDEFREDRNFKDDKVQLRDRREDERYRERRQKRDGERRDIETLHRGQEKKSEDSQSRDEQTLGLPPRAQSSGEWSSDMDSEVRRRGDSYVDSNFQREHSAERKRHKDQHRDMDRAQRERMRCEQKEGRRREVAGSEAERRRMWLDPQKGNDSKEEIIDRGQKERMKNEEKNIESQVEQRKAKEEQNERYMDQSNNKEIEGWSYKFGRDLERESKEVSVDEEDECQLLRQVDMEDDEYLSDSDGEIERSYPRYIEGENVTDDTEESDTGEVGGTDNWVRSENEVGSDAEWRHGQDKMLSGEDGFVTVSSGADEDYERDSDEDEFKDCQEFLEGGMAQGDHQPVGFKGHQGDEEMRTGREGKGDDVEQQREKPLVFCVIGQTIPRSNTRQISPSQGDHRVEGNDPDLESRRLVNNTIHPPDDDHHLTLIQNDKDVNNDNCNVVRECGNPKEEFTKGQHSDKDIYRASSELQGGESKAEMRSKEEDRVAEIGVIKRDSQTEKLLTEWREKIKNIEEAKTSPVPSNPYADVCSQVNLEEIQPMLDQLNSGLMSPEEVEAIRIRLSGAWSMSEEPKRHSQAPHLKWAKNVVREILGHSDEQIVDESNTEDQENKKIYLSEMKQQERIAQGTEEMTVFTLTVEEQHSDAELDDEVEGLRGMGQRLPAMHADKFTAMHVITPTCTHADTPLDMKEKKDDKEDKMMVPSLEVKLEEADVARELGENKCKDVILSDTDSVRENEVKMYLSVSNTLYKPNSCPILNYECESDELCFSRDGEIQEQNEEVAVDVAENGMEWQVEEFEEKDAVEEMGGVAAEKTLNESGSEEEVVAKKKTQSLSSSCSFRDLGPEARLRRRGIRKTTERRNGNLVEMQEEESVGRDRRTRIFTTADEDDDRSKSWGEVELRNVLETINRRKRNSRFFNDAQLYQQYSEEAQNFEILRQTRSEVLSVCEYPTASPAPSPPPACRPLPPLPPVPHPHSISHTGSITSVKSLPLPEPPTGRSTSPRLSISLTQSASLWRDLPAVRNSTELEDFTDDQRRLQEVRFEVVTSEASYCRSLDIVVEHFVKSKQLNALLGTQDRNWLFSRLADVRAISHSFLSKLEERVESNMMHFTVCDIIAKHCQRFKMVYVPYLTNQSYQDATYQRLMNENPGFRRIVEKLERSPVCQRLPLRSFLVLPFQRITRIKLLVQNIVKRTAPGTAEAMQGIKALRLVEKLIQESNDSITQMKSIESLVSLSAKVDFECRTLPLISQSRRMVREGLVTELMDFSLKDTERNVYMHLFNDYLLLSLQKEGRYLVIDHAPVSELRAENCRVKLHSLQKNLFKLHMSGKALLLRTDTQSDKLRWISALSRPHPEIDFSAAQDFAQMQCIRAFVAQQPDELSLEKADVILVHQQSSDNWVEGTRLSDRHRGWVPNSHLETITNSRVRQRNLSDALKLTTATAAV, from the exons atgccTGACCACAAGCTTCTACCAGGTGGAAAAATGTCTCGAGATCCAAGCCCCAAACCAGCAAAGAGAGCACCCCCGGAGAGAGACTGTGAGGCAATCCGAAGAGCGGAGAGTGAACAtttgaaaatgagagaaaaaacaagAGACACTTTTGATAGATACTATGAAAAAGATAAAGGATCCAGGCTGAGAGAAGAGGATAGAGAATGGAAGGAGAGAGAaaggaaaagagaagaagagagaagGAAGAATGGGAGGACACCAGAAAATGTGGAAGAGACTGGGCGAGAAGTTAAAGGAGGGTTTAAAAAAGGTGACACTTTTCCCAGAATGAGAAAAGGTGACGCTGATTTGGACAGAAGAGTTGTGTCCAGTATAGAGACGATTGAAGATAGAGGGGGAAGAAGGGAAAAAGATAGGCCCAGGAGGGGTGAGATATATGAATGGGAGCCTGAGGGAGAGAGAAAAtgggaaagagaaaaatacagagaaagGCAAAGAGAAGAGACCAGAGTCAGGCTGAAGGATGAAGACAAAACCAGTGGAGGAAGGTCTGTAGCCAATGAGAGGTTTCGGGACAGGGAACAATACAGAATGTTTGATGATGGGTTTAGAAACAGGCAAGGAAAAGAGTTTGCTTTGAGGGACATGAGAGACAAAGATACAACTTATAGAAGAGATAAACCAAGAACGTATATTAGTGATAGAGAAGCAAGAATTCCTTCGCCACACAGAAGAAAAGCTAAAGAGATGTACACAGATAGCAGGGAGAGGGACAAAACTCAAAGAGACGGAAGGAGAGACACAAAGAGTGAGGGAgacaatgatgagagagagATTAGAAGGGAGAAGgtcagggacagagagaagaaaGAGTTTATATATCAACAGAGCAAAAGTGAGGAAGACACCAGGAGCAAAAATACAAGGGAGAAAGATCAACACTGGCAACGATACAGAGATGAAGATAGACATAGATACAGAGACAGGGAAGTTGATAGTTTCATGAGGAAGGGGGATGAGAAACAACGGGAAAGGCACAGTGAAGATAACAGACAGGCCACAAGATTGAGAGATGGGAAGGATGAATTTAGGGAGGACAGAAACTTTAAGGATGACAAAGTGCAACTGCGTGATAGGAGGGAAGATGAAAGGTACAGAGAGAGGAGACAGAAGAGAGATGGGGAAAGAAGGGACATCGAAACCCTTCATAGGGGGCAGGAAAAGAAAAGCGAAGATAGCCAATCTCGTGATGAGCAGACCCTTGGACTACCACCACGAGCCCAGAGCAGTGGAGAGTGGAGCAGCGACATGGACAGTGAGGTGCGACGTAGAGGTGACAGTTATGTAGATAGCAATTTTCAGAGAGAGCATTCAGCTGAACGCAAAAGACACAAAGATCAACATAGAGATATGGACAGAGCTCAAAGGGAGAGAATGAGATGTGAGCAAAAAGagggaagaagaagagaagttGCAGGCAGTGAAGCTGAGCGGAGAAGGATGTGGTTAGACCCCCAAAAAGGAAATGATAGTAAAGAAGAAATTATAGACAGAGGGCAAAAAGAGAGGATGAAAAATGAGGAGAAAAACATAGAGTCACAGGTAGAGCAGAGAAAAGCTAAAGAGGAACAAAATGAGAGGTACATGGATCAAAGTAATAACAAAGAAATTGAAGGTTGGAGTTACAAGTTTGGGAGAGACTTGGAGAGGGAATCGAAGGAAGTTAGTGTAGATGAAGAGGATGAATGTCAATTACTGAGACAGGTAGATATGGAAGATGATGAATATCTGTCTGACAGTGATGGAGAGATTGAAAGAAGCTACCCAAGATACATTGAGGGAGAGAATGTGACTGATGACACAGAAGAGAGTGACACAGGGGAAGTGGGTGGGACAGATAACTGGGTTCGCTCAGAGAATGAAGTAGGAAGTGATGCAGAGTGGCGGCATGGCCAAGACAAAATGCTGTCGGGAGAAGATGGCTTTGTAACGGTTTCCAGTGGGGCAGACGAAGATTATGAAAGAGACAGTGATGAAGATGAATTTAAAGACTGCCAGGAGTTTTTGGAAGGAGGAATGGCACAGGGTGACCACCAACCTGTTGGCTTCAAAGGGCACCAAGGTGATGAGGAGATGAGAACAGGGAGGGAGGGAAAGGGTGATGATGTGGAACAGCAGAGGGAGAAGCCattagttttttgtgtaattggaCAAACTATTCCACGTTCAAACACCCGCCAGATATCACCCTCACAAGGTGATCACAGAGTAGAAGGAAATGACCCAGATTTAGAAAGTCGTCGCTTAGTAAATAACACTATCCACCCACCTGATGATGACCACCATCTGACattaatacaaaatgataaaGACGTAAACAATGACAACTGCAATGTAGTGAGGGAGTGTGGCAATCCAAAAGAGGAGTTTACCAAAGGACAACATTCTGACAAGGACATATACAGAGCGTCGTCAGAGCTTCAAGGCGGTGAATCAAAAGCAGAAATGAGAAGCAAAGAGGAGGATCGGGTTGCTGAAATAGGGGTGATTAAAAGAGACTCCCAGACAGAAAAACTTCTTACAGAATGGAgagagaaaattaaaaacatagaaGAAGCAAAAACCTCTCCAGTCCCGAGTAATCCTTATGCTGATGTTTGCTCTCAGGTCAACCTAGAAGAAATTCAGCCAATGTTGGACCAACTAAACAGTGGGCTCATGAGTCCAGAGGAGGTGGAAGCCATTCGGATCAGACTGAGTGGGGCATGGAGCATGTCCGAAGAGCCTAAGCGGCATTCCCAAGCCCCACACCTTAAATGGGCTAAAAATGTGGTGCGCGAGATCCTGGGACATTCAGATGAGCAGATTGTAGATGAATCAAACACAGAggatcaagaaaataaaaagatctACTTGTCTGAGATGAAGCAACAGGAGAGGATTGCACAAGGAACTGaagaaatgactgtttttaCGCTGACCGTGGAGGAACAGCACTCGGATGCAGAGTTGGACGACGAGGTGGAGGGATTGAGAGGTATGGGACAGAGGCTACCCGCCATGCATGCTGACAAGTTCACAGCCATGCATGTTATAACACCTACTTGCACCCATGCTGACACACCACTAGacatgaaagaaaagaaagatgaCAAGGAGGACAAAATGATGGTGCCTTCTTTAGAAGTCAAGTTAGAGGAGGCAGATGTAGCAAGAGAACTGGGAGAAAATAAATGCAAGGATGTCATTTTATCAGATACAGACTCAGTCAGAGAGAATGAAGTGAAGATGTATTTAAGTGTGAGCAACACATTGTACAAACCTAACAGCTGCCCAATACTTAATTATGAATGTGAGTCTGACGAACTTTGCTTTTCAAGAGATGGGGAGATCCAGGAGCAGAATGAGGAAGTAGCAGTTGATGTAGCTGAAAATGGAATGGAATGGCAGGTAGAGGAGTTTGAGGAGAAAGATGCAGTGGAGGAGATGGGGGGAGTggcagcagaaaaaacactaaatgagagtGGCAGTGAGGAAGAGGTGGTagctaaaaagaaaacacagagcCTGTCCAGCTCTTGCAGCTTTCGGGATTTGGGTCCTGAAGCTCGATTACGAAGAAGGGGAATTCGTAAAACGACTGAACGAAGAAATGGAAATCTTGTTGAAATGCAAGAAGAGGAAAGTGTTGGGAGGGATCGAAGAACGAGAATATTCACGACAGCAG aTGAAGATGACGATCGAAGCAAAAGCTGGGGAGAAGTGGAGCTGAG GAATGTTTTAGAAACTATCAACAGACGGAAAAGGAACTCAAGGTTTTTCA ACGATGCACAGCTCTACCAGCAGTACAGCGAGGAGGCACAGAACTTTGAAATCCTGCGTCAGACTCGTTCTGAAGTCCTCTCTGTGTGCGAGTACCCTACAGCATCTCCTGCGCCCTCACCTCCTCCTGCCTGCAGACccctccctcctcttcctcccgtcCCCCATCCACATTCCATATCCCACACAGGCTCTATCACTAGTGTGAAAAGCTTGCCCTTGCCAGAGCCTCCCACAGGCAGATCCACCTCTCCACGTTTATCCATCTCACTGACACAGTCAGCCTCCCTATGGCGAGACCTGCCAGCAGTCAGAAACAGCACAGAGCTGGAGGACTTTACAGATGACCAGAGGAGACTACAGGAG GTGCGATTTGAAGTAGTAACTTCAGAAGCGTCTTACTGCCGAAGTTTGGACATTGTTGTTGAACATTTTGTGAAGTCCAAACAACTAAACGCCCTGTTAGGCACCCAGGACCGGAACTGGCTGTTTTCACGTTTGGCTGATGTTCGAGCCATAAGTCACAG ttttctGTCAAAGCTGGAGGAGCGGGTGGAATCAAACATGATGCACTTTACAGTGTGTGACATTAttgctaaacactgtcagcgcTTTAAAATGGTTTATGTGCCCTACCTCACCAACCAGTCCTACCAAGATGCCACATATCAGAGACTAAT GAATGAAAATCCAGGGTTCAGGCGGATTGTGGAGAAATTAGAGCGGAGTCCGGTTTGCCAGAGACTTCCACTCCGTTCCTTCCTTGTGCTTCCGTTCCAGAGAATCACACGGATTAAACTGCTGgttcag AATATTGTAAAGAGGACAGCTCCCGGTACAGCAGAGGCGATGCAGGGCATCAAAGCTTTGAGACTTGTGGAGAAG TTGATTCAAGAGAGCAACGACAGCATAACCCAAATGAAAAGCATTGAGTCACTGGTTTCTCTCAGTGCTAAAGTGGACTTTGAGTGTAGG acccTTCCTTTGATTAGTCAGTCCAGGCGGATGGTACGAGAGGGTCTGGTCACTGAACTGATGGATTTCTCCCTAAAGGACACAGAAAGAAATGTTTACATGCACCTATTTAACGACTACTTACTACTTTCACTCCAAAAAGA GGGAAGGTACTTGGTGATTGATCACGCTCCTGTATCAGAGCTGCGTGCAGAGAACTGCAGGGTTAAGCTGCACTCTCTCCAGAAAAACTTGTTCAAGTTGCACATGTCGGGTAAAGCCCTGCTGCTGAGAACTGACACACA AAGTGATAAGCTACGTTGGATATCGGCCCTGTCTAGGCCCCATCCTGAGATTGATTTCTCTGCTGCACAAG ATTTTGCACAAATGCAATGTATTCGAGCATTTGTTGCCCAGCAGCCAGATGAACTATCCTTGGAAAAAGCTGATGTTATTCTTGTACACCAGCAAAGCAGTGACA ATTGGGTGGAGGGAACCAGACTGTCCGACCGACATCGTGGATGGGTACCAAACTCACATTTGGAAACTATAACCAACTCAAGGGTCAGACAACGCAATTTGTCGGACGCTCTTAAACTGACAACAGCCACAGCTGCTGTTTGA
- the arhgef5 gene encoding trichohyalin isoform X2 yields MPDHKLLPGGKMSRDPSPKPAKRAPPERDCEAIRRAESEHLKMREKTRDTFDRYYEKDKGSRLREEDREWKERERKREEERRKNGRTPENVEETGREVKGGFKKGDTFPRMRKGDADLDRRVVSSIETIEDRGGRREKDRPRRGEIYEWEPEGERKWEREKYRERQREETRVRLKDEDKTSGGRSVANERFRDREQYRMFDDGFRNRQGKEFALRDMRDKDTTYRRDKPRTYISDREARIPSPHRRKAKEMYTDSRERDKTQRDGRRDTKSEGDNDEREIRREKVRDREKKEFIYQQSKSEEDTRSKNTREKDQHWQRYRDEDRHRYRDREVDSFMRKGDEKQRERHSEDNRQATRLRDGKDEFREDRNFKDDKVQLRDRREDERYRERRQKRDGERRDIETLHRGQEKKSEDSQSRDEQTLGLPPRAQSSGEWSSDMDSEVRRRGDSYVDSNFQREHSAERKRHKDQHRDMDRAQRERMRCEQKEGRRREVAGSEAERRRMWLDPQKGNDSKEEIIDRGQKERMKNEEKNIESQVEQRKAKEEQNERYMDQSNNKEIEGWSYKFGRDLERESKEVSVDEEDECQLLRQVDMEDDEYLSDSDGEIERSYPRYIEGENVTDDTEESDTGEVGGTDNWVRSENEVGSDAEWRHGQDKMLSGEDGFVTVSSGADEDYERDSDEDEFKDCQEFLEGGMAQGDHQPVGFKGHQGDEEMRTGREGKGDDVEQQREKPLVFCVIGQTIPRSNTRQISPSQGDHRVEGNDPDLESRRLVNNTIHPPDDDHHLTLIQNDKDVNNDNCNVVRECGNPKEEFTKGQHSDKDIYRASSELQGGESKAEMRSKEEDRVAEIGVNLEEIQPMLDQLNSGLMSPEEVEAIRIRLSGAWSMSEEPKRHSQAPHLKWAKNVVREILGHSDEQIVDESNTEDQENKKIYLSEMKQQERIAQGTEEMTVFTLTVEEQHSDAELDDEVEGLRGMGQRLPAMHADKFTAMHVITPTCTHADTPLDMKEKKDDKEDKMMVPSLEVKLEEADVARELGENKCKDVILSDTDSVRENEVKMYLSVSNTLYKPNSCPILNYECESDELCFSRDGEIQEQNEEVAVDVAENGMEWQVEEFEEKDAVEEMGGVAAEKTLNESGSEEEVVAKKKTQSLSSSCSFRDLGPEARLRRRGIRKTTERRNGNLVEMQEEESVGRDRRTRIFTTADEDDDRSKSWGEVELRNVLETINRRKRNSRFFNDAQLYQQYSEEAQNFEILRQTRSEVLSVCEYPTASPAPSPPPACRPLPPLPPVPHPHSISHTGSITSVKSLPLPEPPTGRSTSPRLSISLTQSASLWRDLPAVRNSTELEDFTDDQRRLQEVRFEVVTSEASYCRSLDIVVEHFVKSKQLNALLGTQDRNWLFSRLADVRAISHSFLSKLEERVESNMMHFTVCDIIAKHCQRFKMVYVPYLTNQSYQDATYQRLMNENPGFRRIVEKLERSPVCQRLPLRSFLVLPFQRITRIKLLVQNIVKRTAPGTAEAMQGIKALRLVEKLIQESNDSITQMKSIESLVSLSAKVDFECRTLPLISQSRRMVREGLVTELMDFSLKDTERNVYMHLFNDYLLLSLQKEGRYLVIDHAPVSELRAENCRVKLHSLQKNLFKLHMSGKALLLRTDTQSDKLRWISALSRPHPEIDFSAAQDFAQMQCIRAFVAQQPDELSLEKADVILVHQQSSDNWVEGTRLSDRHRGWVPNSHLETITNSRVRQRNLSDALKLTTATAAV; encoded by the exons atgccTGACCACAAGCTTCTACCAGGTGGAAAAATGTCTCGAGATCCAAGCCCCAAACCAGCAAAGAGAGCACCCCCGGAGAGAGACTGTGAGGCAATCCGAAGAGCGGAGAGTGAACAtttgaaaatgagagaaaaaacaagAGACACTTTTGATAGATACTATGAAAAAGATAAAGGATCCAGGCTGAGAGAAGAGGATAGAGAATGGAAGGAGAGAGAaaggaaaagagaagaagagagaagGAAGAATGGGAGGACACCAGAAAATGTGGAAGAGACTGGGCGAGAAGTTAAAGGAGGGTTTAAAAAAGGTGACACTTTTCCCAGAATGAGAAAAGGTGACGCTGATTTGGACAGAAGAGTTGTGTCCAGTATAGAGACGATTGAAGATAGAGGGGGAAGAAGGGAAAAAGATAGGCCCAGGAGGGGTGAGATATATGAATGGGAGCCTGAGGGAGAGAGAAAAtgggaaagagaaaaatacagagaaagGCAAAGAGAAGAGACCAGAGTCAGGCTGAAGGATGAAGACAAAACCAGTGGAGGAAGGTCTGTAGCCAATGAGAGGTTTCGGGACAGGGAACAATACAGAATGTTTGATGATGGGTTTAGAAACAGGCAAGGAAAAGAGTTTGCTTTGAGGGACATGAGAGACAAAGATACAACTTATAGAAGAGATAAACCAAGAACGTATATTAGTGATAGAGAAGCAAGAATTCCTTCGCCACACAGAAGAAAAGCTAAAGAGATGTACACAGATAGCAGGGAGAGGGACAAAACTCAAAGAGACGGAAGGAGAGACACAAAGAGTGAGGGAgacaatgatgagagagagATTAGAAGGGAGAAGgtcagggacagagagaagaaaGAGTTTATATATCAACAGAGCAAAAGTGAGGAAGACACCAGGAGCAAAAATACAAGGGAGAAAGATCAACACTGGCAACGATACAGAGATGAAGATAGACATAGATACAGAGACAGGGAAGTTGATAGTTTCATGAGGAAGGGGGATGAGAAACAACGGGAAAGGCACAGTGAAGATAACAGACAGGCCACAAGATTGAGAGATGGGAAGGATGAATTTAGGGAGGACAGAAACTTTAAGGATGACAAAGTGCAACTGCGTGATAGGAGGGAAGATGAAAGGTACAGAGAGAGGAGACAGAAGAGAGATGGGGAAAGAAGGGACATCGAAACCCTTCATAGGGGGCAGGAAAAGAAAAGCGAAGATAGCCAATCTCGTGATGAGCAGACCCTTGGACTACCACCACGAGCCCAGAGCAGTGGAGAGTGGAGCAGCGACATGGACAGTGAGGTGCGACGTAGAGGTGACAGTTATGTAGATAGCAATTTTCAGAGAGAGCATTCAGCTGAACGCAAAAGACACAAAGATCAACATAGAGATATGGACAGAGCTCAAAGGGAGAGAATGAGATGTGAGCAAAAAGagggaagaagaagagaagttGCAGGCAGTGAAGCTGAGCGGAGAAGGATGTGGTTAGACCCCCAAAAAGGAAATGATAGTAAAGAAGAAATTATAGACAGAGGGCAAAAAGAGAGGATGAAAAATGAGGAGAAAAACATAGAGTCACAGGTAGAGCAGAGAAAAGCTAAAGAGGAACAAAATGAGAGGTACATGGATCAAAGTAATAACAAAGAAATTGAAGGTTGGAGTTACAAGTTTGGGAGAGACTTGGAGAGGGAATCGAAGGAAGTTAGTGTAGATGAAGAGGATGAATGTCAATTACTGAGACAGGTAGATATGGAAGATGATGAATATCTGTCTGACAGTGATGGAGAGATTGAAAGAAGCTACCCAAGATACATTGAGGGAGAGAATGTGACTGATGACACAGAAGAGAGTGACACAGGGGAAGTGGGTGGGACAGATAACTGGGTTCGCTCAGAGAATGAAGTAGGAAGTGATGCAGAGTGGCGGCATGGCCAAGACAAAATGCTGTCGGGAGAAGATGGCTTTGTAACGGTTTCCAGTGGGGCAGACGAAGATTATGAAAGAGACAGTGATGAAGATGAATTTAAAGACTGCCAGGAGTTTTTGGAAGGAGGAATGGCACAGGGTGACCACCAACCTGTTGGCTTCAAAGGGCACCAAGGTGATGAGGAGATGAGAACAGGGAGGGAGGGAAAGGGTGATGATGTGGAACAGCAGAGGGAGAAGCCattagttttttgtgtaattggaCAAACTATTCCACGTTCAAACACCCGCCAGATATCACCCTCACAAGGTGATCACAGAGTAGAAGGAAATGACCCAGATTTAGAAAGTCGTCGCTTAGTAAATAACACTATCCACCCACCTGATGATGACCACCATCTGACattaatacaaaatgataaaGACGTAAACAATGACAACTGCAATGTAGTGAGGGAGTGTGGCAATCCAAAAGAGGAGTTTACCAAAGGACAACATTCTGACAAGGACATATACAGAGCGTCGTCAGAGCTTCAAGGCGGTGAATCAAAAGCAGAAATGAGAAGCAAAGAGGAGGATCGGGTTGCTGAAATAGGG GTCAACCTAGAAGAAATTCAGCCAATGTTGGACCAACTAAACAGTGGGCTCATGAGTCCAGAGGAGGTGGAAGCCATTCGGATCAGACTGAGTGGGGCATGGAGCATGTCCGAAGAGCCTAAGCGGCATTCCCAAGCCCCACACCTTAAATGGGCTAAAAATGTGGTGCGCGAGATCCTGGGACATTCAGATGAGCAGATTGTAGATGAATCAAACACAGAggatcaagaaaataaaaagatctACTTGTCTGAGATGAAGCAACAGGAGAGGATTGCACAAGGAACTGaagaaatgactgtttttaCGCTGACCGTGGAGGAACAGCACTCGGATGCAGAGTTGGACGACGAGGTGGAGGGATTGAGAGGTATGGGACAGAGGCTACCCGCCATGCATGCTGACAAGTTCACAGCCATGCATGTTATAACACCTACTTGCACCCATGCTGACACACCACTAGacatgaaagaaaagaaagatgaCAAGGAGGACAAAATGATGGTGCCTTCTTTAGAAGTCAAGTTAGAGGAGGCAGATGTAGCAAGAGAACTGGGAGAAAATAAATGCAAGGATGTCATTTTATCAGATACAGACTCAGTCAGAGAGAATGAAGTGAAGATGTATTTAAGTGTGAGCAACACATTGTACAAACCTAACAGCTGCCCAATACTTAATTATGAATGTGAGTCTGACGAACTTTGCTTTTCAAGAGATGGGGAGATCCAGGAGCAGAATGAGGAAGTAGCAGTTGATGTAGCTGAAAATGGAATGGAATGGCAGGTAGAGGAGTTTGAGGAGAAAGATGCAGTGGAGGAGATGGGGGGAGTggcagcagaaaaaacactaaatgagagtGGCAGTGAGGAAGAGGTGGTagctaaaaagaaaacacagagcCTGTCCAGCTCTTGCAGCTTTCGGGATTTGGGTCCTGAAGCTCGATTACGAAGAAGGGGAATTCGTAAAACGACTGAACGAAGAAATGGAAATCTTGTTGAAATGCAAGAAGAGGAAAGTGTTGGGAGGGATCGAAGAACGAGAATATTCACGACAGCAG aTGAAGATGACGATCGAAGCAAAAGCTGGGGAGAAGTGGAGCTGAG GAATGTTTTAGAAACTATCAACAGACGGAAAAGGAACTCAAGGTTTTTCA ACGATGCACAGCTCTACCAGCAGTACAGCGAGGAGGCACAGAACTTTGAAATCCTGCGTCAGACTCGTTCTGAAGTCCTCTCTGTGTGCGAGTACCCTACAGCATCTCCTGCGCCCTCACCTCCTCCTGCCTGCAGACccctccctcctcttcctcccgtcCCCCATCCACATTCCATATCCCACACAGGCTCTATCACTAGTGTGAAAAGCTTGCCCTTGCCAGAGCCTCCCACAGGCAGATCCACCTCTCCACGTTTATCCATCTCACTGACACAGTCAGCCTCCCTATGGCGAGACCTGCCAGCAGTCAGAAACAGCACAGAGCTGGAGGACTTTACAGATGACCAGAGGAGACTACAGGAG GTGCGATTTGAAGTAGTAACTTCAGAAGCGTCTTACTGCCGAAGTTTGGACATTGTTGTTGAACATTTTGTGAAGTCCAAACAACTAAACGCCCTGTTAGGCACCCAGGACCGGAACTGGCTGTTTTCACGTTTGGCTGATGTTCGAGCCATAAGTCACAG ttttctGTCAAAGCTGGAGGAGCGGGTGGAATCAAACATGATGCACTTTACAGTGTGTGACATTAttgctaaacactgtcagcgcTTTAAAATGGTTTATGTGCCCTACCTCACCAACCAGTCCTACCAAGATGCCACATATCAGAGACTAAT GAATGAAAATCCAGGGTTCAGGCGGATTGTGGAGAAATTAGAGCGGAGTCCGGTTTGCCAGAGACTTCCACTCCGTTCCTTCCTTGTGCTTCCGTTCCAGAGAATCACACGGATTAAACTGCTGgttcag AATATTGTAAAGAGGACAGCTCCCGGTACAGCAGAGGCGATGCAGGGCATCAAAGCTTTGAGACTTGTGGAGAAG TTGATTCAAGAGAGCAACGACAGCATAACCCAAATGAAAAGCATTGAGTCACTGGTTTCTCTCAGTGCTAAAGTGGACTTTGAGTGTAGG acccTTCCTTTGATTAGTCAGTCCAGGCGGATGGTACGAGAGGGTCTGGTCACTGAACTGATGGATTTCTCCCTAAAGGACACAGAAAGAAATGTTTACATGCACCTATTTAACGACTACTTACTACTTTCACTCCAAAAAGA GGGAAGGTACTTGGTGATTGATCACGCTCCTGTATCAGAGCTGCGTGCAGAGAACTGCAGGGTTAAGCTGCACTCTCTCCAGAAAAACTTGTTCAAGTTGCACATGTCGGGTAAAGCCCTGCTGCTGAGAACTGACACACA AAGTGATAAGCTACGTTGGATATCGGCCCTGTCTAGGCCCCATCCTGAGATTGATTTCTCTGCTGCACAAG ATTTTGCACAAATGCAATGTATTCGAGCATTTGTTGCCCAGCAGCCAGATGAACTATCCTTGGAAAAAGCTGATGTTATTCTTGTACACCAGCAAAGCAGTGACA ATTGGGTGGAGGGAACCAGACTGTCCGACCGACATCGTGGATGGGTACCAAACTCACATTTGGAAACTATAACCAACTCAAGGGTCAGACAACGCAATTTGTCGGACGCTCTTAAACTGACAACAGCCACAGCTGCTGTTTGA